The Clavelina lepadiformis chromosome 1, kaClaLepa1.1, whole genome shotgun sequence genome segment ATACGGAAATAACATTGATGAAATGGCCGCAAAACttctcggcgcagctgacgccatgttaggctgcctacaaggtgaccatagcGACTGCAAGCGGTTGTCCTTTGTCTGTCGCGGTAGAGAAAAGCCAGTAACTTGGGACAGCTGCAGggtgcgacttgtgcttgacgagcacgCGAAACTAACTTGCAAGCGGGCaatagcaaaatatttcaacaaaacaattctgtcaagaatacgtcttggcaGAAACACAAATAAGGTTGAAAGTGTTAACGCTACACTGGCAAAGACTTtaccaaaaggtcgacattttcaaatgaCTATGGCTGGGCgtgctcacctggctgtgatatgccgtaATAATGGCCTTGGCAGTGGGATAGCTAGGGCTTGCGCAGCTTTAGGCGTTGGTTTGGAAGTGGGTtctccagcaacgaaacgcttagctggtcttcAGGCGGaacaagtccaggctggattgaagaaaGACACTCCGGCAGCTCGAAGGCGACGAAAGTTCTGCAAAAGTAGGAGATTTAGACAACACGAGGAGCGTgcagtaacggagacttataaaaatgactcacgtAATTATCGTGTGAAGTAGCGTTTAAGGCCAAAACATGCACGTTTTAAAGttgtcatggccaaagcaaaagtGGTTTTGCAAGCAGCgttttcttgcgttgttaatttcggCTGGCTCCAAACTTAAATGGTGCGGATTGACACAAAGACGGTCATGGCACGCGtgacttacgtgaagtttgccggtaagcggtatgggcgactgattcaccagtagcatataagcaagccggtgtgcgcCATATCGCCTACCGCCAAAATTCATGCATCCGTAGCCATAACTGGTTTTTGCCCCAACCCAGCTAAGGCAACAAGCGTTTGGAGCGAGCCGAACTTtcttaaatgttaaattttcaattgcGCTTTCCATCACCTGCATTgtgcattaaaataaagagttacttaatctaaagtgtctggttattccgatttaaagctgtacgctccaaaacttgcccaaaagtgctgtaaaaacactcaatgcaacaacAGGGCTTTGtcttaccaaaccaaaagtaatataataaacaaacaagaaattaaacatttctagacaccgaacactttttttttccaggttttttttgctaggcagcaatacagcaaggtaggctaaaagcaaaattacagtttgaacaagtttaacatttcgccttgcaattgctataattttgcttaaaaggcaaattgtaaagttgacttggctatcacgtacaactctttttcgctttaacgacagtaaataggcattatgcgtgcgattgccgtcatcgctGTCCCAAAGAGCAGAATCTCCAaccgaaacgcaaaaaaatcgtttgccgctagatggcgcaaaaatcaacttattttatcacgttatacagggactctgcggATGCGCTCAACAAACCgaaagttaaaacaatttgaaagcaacttcCGCAGAGATATTGGCGACAGTCTAACAAAGAAATATCGCAAGAAAACCGGCATGAGACAAACGCCAGCGAAGAAATATTATGTTCTTTCTTCGCAACCTAGCGTTTTCGGCAGGATAGGAAATTACGCTAATCGCAAAAGATACAACCTCACGTAAGGCTGGTAATAACCTGGACAAAGGCATTGCTGCAGACATCGACTACGCACCAGCTGATAGCCAGTGAAGCAAATACAAGCAATTATCCCCATGGGGCCAGAAAACAACAACGACAAAACAACCATTTcgcacaaaatgtttttatatcaaaatttcACTTACAAGCGAGGGTCAAAATGCCATTTCGGAAACATCCTAAGCGACATAGGTTCTCCAAGGGTCACCGCTTTTATGAAAGAAAGGAGTCAGTTCCACGTAGCTCAGCTGAGTCGAAACTGAAATGGAAAAGGCCATCAGGTAAGAAAGTCTGTAATAAAATGGTATTATGAATATTGCTGCTGCTGTAGTTGTATAAATAAAAGCAGTTTGGTATACCAAATGAGCTTTGACACTACCATATTTGAATccaaaaagtaacaaaacctGTTTTTTTATAACGTTTAAGTGCGTTTAAACTAAAGAAATATCCAAAATGCTAGATTCAGAGATGATCTCGCTGAAACATCCTAACACGGGTGACATTTTGGGTCACCATGTTTTACGACCTCTAGTCAAGGAGGAAAGTCTGATAGAGCAGTTGGCGGATGCAAACGAAGGAACAGAGAGCTTCGTTGGAAATCGAATATTGAGTTGCGCACGTTTGGAAGAGATTCTTTCAGACATCTGCAACGGACACAATTGTCAGTCGCCTTTTTGCGAAGCAAAATTCAAAGGGGACTGGGAGGAAATTCGTGGTTGTGGTTcgattgttaaatttaaatgccTTTGTTGTGACTTTGTTAGTCAGAGTTTCGCCACTTTTGATAAAGTCTCTGGGCAGGAAAATCGTAGTATGTGGCAAAGCAATAGCAAAGTAAACCTTCAGTTGGCCTGTGGAATCATGCTTAGCGGTCTAAGCCAGCGATCCGCGCAAGCCTTTTTAAGCTGCCTTGATCTTCCTTCACCAAATTTGAAGCGGCTGTCACGGTACTGCAAGAAAACTTCAGACTTGGTCTCGAAGTGCAACGAAGACGACATGAGAGACAGGCGTATTAGTCTGAAGGAGCGGAACTTGCGCGTTGGACTTCCTTCAACGGCAAAAGTGTCGGTGGAAGCTGATTCACggtaagaaaaacaaactgttaTGACACTAAAATctatcaaacattttattagcATCCTGTGAGCTGGTGCTTTTCTTCCTATTGAAATTGAACTAACCATCACACCTTACCGTTTTAGTAAGTAAAACCTACTTTGTATATGGTACATCAGTTTTACGTCATCTTAATATAGATTTAACGTGGGTCTTGCGGCAGCTCCTAAGCAACCAACCCAACCCGCAACACAGGTTGTAAGTGTTATGGCGGAAAATGTAACACCAAAAAAGAGCATTATTGCAATTGGCATGAAAACAAAGGAGAGAGCAGGAAGAAAATCGACTGATGTGAGGTCAAATGACCAATTCCCTATAGGGGTTCCGCCAGGttagcaatttaatttaagtttaatgTGAGTTACTTACTTCTCAATCGCAAATAACTGCAACATTTTCCGGTCAGCAAGCTTTCATCAACAGCTACTGTACCTTTACTTATACGAATGTCGTATACGTGTTACAGGAAACATGGAACGTACCTTGGGTGAACAACTGGCAAAGGACCTGCAGCGGGACGCGATCGATGTCGACGTTTTAACGACCGACAACGATTCCAAGTTCTTCGAAGgtttttcaaagcaaatggAAAATAGCCAAAAAGAGCAGGTCACCCGGCAGGTGTGCTGTGTGCACACATTTCGTTCACTTGGTCGGCGCATGAAACAACTAAAACTGGGCACGCTTTTTCCGGCAAGAGACACGAACAGAACGGTAGCGGCGCGATcccaaaaaaagtttgcattGGAGTGCCAAAGCAGACTTTTCGCTGAATATAAAGTCTGCATATTAAAATACGGAAATAACATTGATGAAATGGCCGCAAAACttctcggcgcagctgacgccatgttaggctgcctacaaggtgaccatagcGACTGCAAGCGGTTGTCCTTTGTCTGTCGCGGTAGAGAAAAGCCAGTAACTTGGGACAGCTGCAGggtgcgacttgtgcttgacgagcacgCGAAACTAACTTGCAAGCGGGCaatagcaaaatatttcaacaaaacaattctgtcaagaatacgtcttggcaGAAACACAAATAAGGTTGAAAGTGTTAACGCTACACTGGCAAAGACTTtaccaaaaggtcgacattttcaaatgaCTATGGCTGGGCgtgctcacctggctgtgatatgccgtaATAATGGCCTTGGCAGTGGGATAGCTAGGGCTTGCGCAGCTTTAGGCGTTGGTTTGGAAGTGGGTtctccagcaacgaaacgcttagctggtcttcAGGCGGaacaagtccaggctggattgaagaaaGACACTCCGGCAGCTCGAAGGCGA includes the following:
- the LOC143444260 gene encoding uncharacterized protein LOC143444260, yielding MPFRKHPKRHRFSKGHRFYERKESVPRSSAESKLKWKRPSDSEMISLKHPNTGDILGHHVLRPLVKEESLIEQLADANEGTESFVGNRILSCARLEEILSDICNGHNCQSPFCEAKFKGDWEEIRGCGSIVKFKCLCCDFVSQSFATFDKVSGQENRSMWQSNSKVNLQLACGIMLSGLSQRSAQAFLSCLDLPSPNLKRLSRYCKKTSDLVSKCNEDDMRDRRISLKERNLRVGLPSTAKVSVEADSRFNVGLAAAPKQPTQPATQVVSVMAENVTPKKSIIAIGMKTKERAGRKSTDVRSNDQFPIGVPPGNMERTLGEQLAKDLQRDAIDVDVLTTDNDSKFFEGFSKQMENSQKEQVTRQVCCVHTFRSLGRRMKQLKLGTLFPARDTNRTVAARSQKKFALECQSRLFAEYKVCILKYGNNIDEMAAKLLGAADAMLGCLQGDHSDCKRLSFVCRGREKPVTWDSCRVRLVLDEHAKLTCKRAIAKYFNKTILSRIRLGRNTNKVESVNATLAKTLPKGRHFQMTMAGRAHLAVICRNNGLGSGIARACAALGVGLEVGSPATKRLAGLQAEQVQAGLKKDTPAARRRRKFCKSRRFRQHEERAVTETYKNDSRNYRVK